One Saccharomyces eubayanus strain FM1318 chromosome XVI, whole genome shotgun sequence DNA segment encodes these proteins:
- the HAA1 gene encoding Haa1p, which yields MVLINGIKYACERCIRGHRVTTCNHTDQPLMMIKPKGRPSTTCDFCKQLRKNKNANPEGVCTCGRLEKKKLAQKAKEEARAKSKEKQRKQCTCGTEEPCKYHAQKRHSRKSASNPQKKGRSISRSQPMFERVLSSTSLDSNMLSGHGGLSDTSSILTSTFLDSEPGVGKISKDYHHVPSLASISSLQSSQSLDQNFSVPQSPPLSTMSFNFLTGNINDTNQNHNSHQHSNLTSSWQDSSASLPAKTDSRFNLMDKNHTNHSAGLDLLGHSKRISPISNTRVGEVSVPLEEYIPSDIDGVGKVTDKSSLVYDWPFDESMERNFSTTATAATDSSKLGINDNTSNTNNIINANNNNLIDNTINNGHCIDNINNNSNNNNCNNYNNNNNNIDGNNKNNNNNIPKQEHQSNGLFDMFTDSSSISTLSRANLLLQEKIGSQESPRKVEHYSKVPQFRHQLNSRSKSFIHNPGNEYLKTGFGNTSNNDIGKGVEVLSLTPSFMDIPEKERDRERERERSPSSNYITDMPFTRKPRSSSIDVNHRYPPMGPVNIATSPSALNNAVTSNLDDQLSLTSLNSQPSSIANMMIDPSNLVEQSSVHSIPQPINSPRMSKTGNRQEKSLQMKKEERNPLNCIQDFSQLDSSSSDMNQMFSPPLKSVNRPPTMRENSSSSNFIFQGNSIISTPSARNDLPDTSPMSSIQTASPPSQLLTDQGFADLDNFMSSL from the coding sequence atggtctTGATAAATGGCATAAAGTACGCCTGCGAGAGATGCATAAGAGGCCACAGAGTAACCACATGCAACCACACAGACCAACCGCTTATGATGATCAAGCCAAAAGGTAGACCTTCTACCACTTGCGATTTCTGCAAACAACTtcgaaaaaacaagaatgcAAATCCTGAAGGCGTTTGTACATGTGGCCGattggagaagaaaaaactagCACAGAAGgctaaagaagaagcaagagctaaatcaaaagaaaagcaaaggAAACAGTGTACTTGCGGAACCGAAGAACCTTGCAAATATCATGCCCAAAAGAgacattcaagaaaatctgCATCAAACCctcaaaagaaaggaaggTCCATTTCACGTTCACAGCCAATGTTTGAAAGAGTCTTATCTTCTACTTCACTTGATAGCAACATGCTATCCGGCCATGGGGGGCTATCAGATACTTCCAGCATATTGACAAGCACATTTTTAGACAGTGAACCAGGTGTGGGCAAAATCTCAAAAGACTATCATCACGTTCCTTCCTTGGCTTCCATTTCGTCATTACAATCTTCTCAATCCTTAGATCAGAACTTTAGTGTGCCACAAAGCCCTCCGTTATCTACAATGTCATTCAATTTTCTAACGGGAAATATTAATGATACTAACCAAAATCACAACAGTCATCAGCATTCCAATTTAACCAGCAGCTGGCAAGACAGCTCGGCAAGCTTACCAGCGAAAACTGATTCGCGTTTCAATTTGATGGATAAAAATCATACAAATCACTCTGCGGGCCTTGATCTATTGGGCCATTCTAAGCGAATATCTCCCATATCGAACACTCGTGTAGGCGAGGTTAGCGTCCCACTAGAAGAATATATCCCCTCAGATATTGATGGGGTCGGAAAAGTTACTGATAAGAGCTCTTTAGTCTATGATTGGCCCTTTGATGAAAGCATGGAGAGAAATTTTAGTACAACTGCAACTGCAGCGACGGATTCAAGTAAGCTTGGCATAAATGACAATACTAGTAAcactaataatattattaatgcaaataataacaacttGATTGATAACACTATCAACAATGGCCACTGTATCGATAATATcaacaataatagtaataataataattgCAATAAttataataacaataataacaacattGACGGTAACAATaagaataacaataacaacattCCTAAACAAGAACACCAAAGCAATGGTCTATTCGATATGTTTACcgattcttcatcaatttcaacaCTATCTCGAGCAAATTTACTcttacaagaaaaaataggTTCGCAGGAAAGCCCAAGAAAAGTAGAACACTATTCAAAGGTCCCACAATTCCGTCACCAGTTGAACTCCAGAAGTAAATCATTCATTCATAACCCTGGAAACGAGTATTTGAAAACCGGCTTTGGCAATACAAGTAACAATGACATCGGAAAAGGCGTTGAAGTACTGTCACTGACGCCAAGCTTTATGGACATCCctgagaaagaaagagataGGGAAAGGGAAAGGGAAAGatcaccatcatcaaatTATATCACTGATATGCCTTTTACTCGAAAACCTAGGTCGTCCAGCATTGATGTAAACCATAGGTACCCACCCATGGGACCTGTGAACATAGCAACCTCTCCTAGTGCGTTAAACAATGCGGTAACAAGTAATCTTGATGATCAACTCAGTCTAACCTCTCTTAATTCGCAGCCATCATCAATTGCAAATATGATGATAGATCCTTCAAACCTGGTCGAACAGAGTTCCGTTCATTCAATCCCTCAACCAATCAACTCTCCAAGAATGTCTAAGACCGGAAATCgtcaagaaaaaagtctccaaatgaaaaaggaagaaagaaaccCACTAAATTGCATACAGGATTTTTCGCAACTGGATAGTTCGTCAAGCGACATGAATCAAATGTTTTCTCCTCCACTGAAAAGTGTGAACAGACCACCCACCATGAGGGAAAATTCGTCCAGTAGtaattttatatttcaAGGAAATAGCATTATTTCTACGCCTTCTGCAAGGAACGACCTTCCGGATACTTCTCCAATGAGTAGTATTCAAACAGCATCTCCACCAAGCCAATTACTTACCGATCAAGGGTTCGCAGACTTGGATAACTTTATGTCTTCGTTATGA